A part of Tigriopus californicus strain San Diego chromosome 10, Tcal_SD_v2.1, whole genome shotgun sequence genomic DNA contains:
- the LOC131887865 gene encoding uncharacterized protein LOC131887865: MTVLPDQISTPNLMPPWKQELLLRKSALSRTIEPNLSFVCKKLEVHREPRSQEVLRKPVNELARLARRSRSLGDGSGAPISANLQPPSKLGHLVDNISPPSTPPPLPKRSPGIRSSSGPSFPGMNNNSHWVDVKHRCSLDESGLHQLDLPPALPPRKEEAVNNNNKQCPKRRLPPSDGEVTRRSTRSDDDLWRPAVVVEGLRQQRPLDNEGGKRPAVAMKVCQDGSGSKASMASTTRKTSNTAHVEVEGEEEIMETPREIEVVEEAQQTAVVVVSSSPTDHHPHPFNLLHHHHHLRQEDQLVRREEEKWDLSPGVRQYKEDRSVEWDSFDWDEDSSKGPDRIAEVAFSSALSRFVKPQVGADKEGQQHHHSNYHHPRPHPGKKLSGPCGTGQIKETSWTESCNQKTVLLPQSDFISDQCKSSRITETKRVFGYDLKCGDDQRKSFTSSSNECSSSPTSTASVVAASHCAGSSAPSSSSSSSSSVIDEAKKRLFAANLLSENNHEIQVKEVFSRSGLRANRNQDQKVVLEAAKLRPIPKQLASGLPRKQNSHLDLEVDNTSPPATSPSARNGEEKLHRRSVTFSCPEVLEEIPIQRYPVSPSESSDDWVVENEFRAVERFLSQSEPQGTTMMDENIAMNEDDLDHSQFDNIGRASLARIYRSNKNANSNKIVAVPPMYATPSSLDSDGTFGSGGESDSSEEIHYGPGFVNRLKTRYLSVALRSTSTRGVATLRRTASLENFLDKDKTDEQVELRKTPANSQQRRVSPHYQRHSAPVEGGSRGMFTKRGPPVTNNRFHANSGRPLKKNDSMKRVQSVEVLNVSEPGSRSSLERKAVDAGGPIPPPLPPKAEKATLETVVNSLANDAVRVYDRKGKPITRESIVRSGESSVNALPRRPLFKRRSSSLLFGVEEKELPAPDTVKETRKIFESRSGGPGGRKPGPFFYGGSRIKSRSTSSLYHSRSRSSDRGLSPSSQDSNIHSPLTRKRSDDNIQHSQYSTRISGSPVRTIDSPRGGSPVRTPQSPVTRNPVGGPRPAGALSNQSKPSLPNKPIHLASSPCPSPTAKPFMSGGHAPTPAKSFKTPSAKVVPPQHQALSSSSVAPISGSGNSTSSSNNNNNNTFAIPPLRPVSGSKMTNITGAIQNQSEPPKHDQNNSTITGGGSSNGPTSASVTTPTSGIVKQVSESSANKEVYSPGTSNAQLKDQDDKVVEVEVAPMDEEEGIKRISNDSITKIREGGSSVSFNFSKPTGMAMASPTSRTTPPTYLPYDKENNAMKQVGVIRPMTRSLGQADPRGPLINNKLERNKEALIQPSAVPSFQEKEIILIPKDELRAPILPKKSWNSVADKNQRNSSHLLTSNGPPPSVVKPSWIKKSQVEDTDTQKKTPSTGDSLALAKPAAVNEEVIAKSESSGGGKKAQTGPMKADLAEKPSSPAAPLIASQVGRNNNYRDDWKKRNEQKNTIVFNFVHTEKDVTHIDNDGRDISNRRKKNSKKRNQQLTKDSGIILINDPYSGNHGTESTDCDIDSDSDDSEIDVHRPVSPCNFIVLGANVKTEKSSIRSKSRPMKMSIKFSESLTEIFEYPSFECAVQLSLEEASSLKSNSSIGGPLGGLGNYTPSKIQMNEAPFQLGVSRGKTPTEAASTPNSNNNKPNGSQDKPDGKGGEVLRPTEDAISWSGSSSSSDILF; this comes from the exons ATGACTGTATTGCCCGATCAAATATCCACACCGAATCTGATGCCTCCTTGGAAGCAAGAGCTTCTTCTCCGTAAAAGCGCCCTGTCTCGGACAATCGAGCCCAATCTTTCGTTCGTCTGCAAGAAACTCGAGGTCCACCGAGAGCCTCGATCCCAAGAGGTCCTCCGGAAACCCGTGAACGAACTAGCCCGTCTGGCGCGAAGAAGTCGCTCCCTAGGAGATGGCAGTGGAGCTCCAATCTCGGCGAATCTTCAACCTCCATCTAAGCTAGGCCATCTAGTGGACAATATTTCTCCTCCATCCACTCCCCCACCCCTTCCCAAGCGATCGCCGGGCATCAGATCCAGCTCCGGCCCCTCCTTTCCTGGcatgaacaacaacagccactgGGTCGACGTCAAACACCGTTGCTCGCTGGATGAGAGCGGCCTCCACCAGCTGGACTTACCTCCCGCTCTGCCTCCTCGAAAGGAAGAAGCcgttaataataataataagcaATGTCCTAAACGACGTTTGCCTCCGTCAGATGGTGAGGTTACCCGGCGGTCGACACGGAGCGACGACGACCTGTGGAGGCCAGCGGTTGTGGTCGAGGGACTGCGCCAGCAGCGCCCTCTCGACAACGAGGGTGGCAAAAGGCCGGCCGTCGCGATGAAGGTATGTCAGGACGGGAGCGGGAGCAAGGCGAGTATGGCGAGCACGACACGCAAGACGAGCAACACCGCGCACGTCGAGGTGGAGGGTGAGGAAGAGATAATGGAGACCCCGAGAGAGATTGAGGTGGTGGAAGAAGCACAACAGACGGCGGTTGTGGTGGTGTCGTCCAGCCCAACTGATCACCATCCTCATCCCTTCAATCTCCtgcaccaccaccatcacttGCGGCAGGAGGACCAGCTAGTTCGACGTGAGGAGGAAAAGTGGGATCTCTCCCCTGGAGTTCGTCAGTACAAGGAGGATCGTAGTGTGGAGTGGGACAGTTTCGATTGGGACGAGGATAGTTCTAAGGGACCTGATCGCATCGCCGAGGTCGCCTTCTCCTCGGCGTTATCTCGATTCGTTAAGCCACAAGTGGGTGCTGATAAAGAAggacaacaacatcatcatagTAATTATCACCATCCTCGTCCTCACCCAGGAAAGAAGCTTAGTGGCCCCTGCGGAACGGGCCAGATCAAAGAGACGAGCTGGACTGAGTCATGCAATCAGAAGACAGTTCTCCTGCCCCAGAGCGACTTCATCAGTGATCAGTGTAAAAGTTCGCGTATCACTGAGACCAAACGAGTCTTTGGGTATGATTTGAAGTGCGGAGATGATCAACGAAAGAGTTTCACATCTTCATCCAACGAGTGTTCTTCATCACCAACATCAACAGCATCAGTAGTAGCAGCTTCCCATTGTGCTGGCTCTTCTgctccttcttcctcctcgtcctcttcatcGTCCGTGATAGATGAAGCCAAGAAACGGCTCTTTGCCGCCAATCTCTTAAGTGAAAATAACCACGAGATTCAAGTGAAAGAGGTTTTTAGCCGTTCTGGCTTGAGAGCAAACCGAAACCAGGACCAGAAGGTGGTTTTGGAAGCTGCCAAGCTTCGACCCATTCCGAAACAACTTGCTTCTGGTTTGCCAAGGAAGCAAAATTCGCATCTTGACTTGGAAGTCGACAATACTTCCCCTCCAGCCACATCGCCAAGTGCAAGAAATGGTGAGGAGAAGCTACATCGTCGCTCCGTGACCTTCTCGTGCCCAGAAGTGTTGGAGGAAATCCCCATCCAGAGGTATCCCGTTTCCCCTTCAGAGTCCAGTGACGATTGGGTGGTTGAAAACGAATTTCGAGCTGTGGAGCGCTTCCTGAGTCAATCTGAGCCACAAGGAACAACTATGATGGATGAAAACATTGCCATGAACGAAGATGACTTGGATCACAGTCAGTTTGACAATATTGGACGTGCCTCGTTGGCTAGAATTTACCGGAGCAACAAGAATGCCAATTCGAACAAGATAGTGGCTGTCCCTCCGATGTATGCCACGCCTTCATCCTTGGACAGTGATGGTACGTTTGGATCAGGCGGAGAGTCGGACTCGTCTGAAGAAATTCATTATGGCCCAGGCTTTGTGAATCGACTCAAGACCCGGTATTTGAGTGTGGCTTTGAGGAGCACCTCGACTCGAGGAGTCGCCACTCTTCGTCGAACAGCTTCGTTAGAGAACTTCCTTGATAAGGATAAAACCGACGAGCAGGTCGAACTTCGAAAAACACCAGCCAACAGTCAGCAACGAAGGGTCTCCCCGCATTATCAGAGACACTCGGCACCCGTTGAGGGTGGATCCCGTGGAATGTTCACCAAACGAGGACCTCCTGTCACTAACAATCGTTTTCATGCCAACAGTGGTCGGCCCTTGAAGAAAAACGACTCCATGAAGAGAGTCCAATCAGTGGAGGTCTTGAATGTGAGTGAACCCGGGTCCCGATCCTCGTTGGAGCGGAAAGCAGTGGACGCTGGAGGTCCAATCCCACCCCCACTTCCTCCGAAAGCGGAGAAAGCGACTCTGGAAACTGTGGTGAACAGTCTGGCCAATGATGCTGTTCGTGTGTACGACCGAAAAGGCAAGCCAATCACGAGAGAATCAATCGTCCGTTCAGGCGAATCCAGTGTTAATGCCTTACCGAGAAGACCGCTTTTCAAGCGAAGGTCTTCGAGCCTGCTCTTCGGGgtggaagaaaaggaattgcCTGCTCCAGATACCGTGAAAGAGACTCGGAAGATATTTGAGTCGCGTTCGGGTGGCCCAGGTGGGCGTAAACCGGGGCCATTCTTCTACGGTGGAAGCCGAATCAAGTCCCGTTCTACCTCGAGCCTGTACCATTCTCGATCACGCTCATCTGACAGGGGTCTCTCTCCCAGTAGCCAAGATTCAAACATTCACAGTCCTTTGACTCGAAAGCGCTCGGATGACAATATCCAGCACTCCCAATACTCCACACGGATTTCCGGATCGCCGGTCAGGACAATAGACTCCCCTCGAGGGGGTTCCCCAGTTCGGACTCCGCAGAGTCCCGTGACCAGAAATCCTGTTGGTGGGCCCCGTCCCGCGGGGGCACTCTCCAATCAAAGTAAACCCAGTTTACCCAACAAGCCGATCCATTTGGCTTCCTCTCCCTGTCCATCGCCCACGGCTAAACCGTTCATGAGTGGAGGTCATGCTCCAACTCCGGCCAAGTCCTTCAAAACGCCGTCGGCTAAAGTGGtgccccctcaacatcaggCTTTATCGTCATCATCCGTGGCTCCGATTAGCGGTAGTGGTAATAGTaccagcagcagcaacaacaacaacaacaacacattcGCCATACCACCCTTACGTCCAGTGAGTGGCTCCAAGATGACAAATATCACTGGAGCAATTCAGAACCAGAGCGAACCACCAAAGCATGACCAAAATAATTCGACTATCACTGGTGGTGGATCGTCCAATGGCCCCACCAGCGCTTCAGTGACAACACCAACTTCTGGCATTGTTAAACAAGTGTCTGAATCATCAGCTAACAAAGAGGTATATTCACCAGGAACCTCGAACGCCCAGCTGAAGGACCAGGACGACAAGGTTGTCGAGGTCGAAGTTGCTCCCATGGACGAAGAAGAGGGTATCAAACGGATTTCAAATGACTCCATCACCAAGATCCGTGAGGGCGGAAGCTCCGTCAGCTTCAACTTCAGCAAGCCAACGGGAATGGCAATGGCAAGTCCAACATCGCGGACCACGCCCCCCACGTATTTGCCTTATGACAAAGAGAACAATGCCATGAAGCAGGTGGGAGTGATCCGACCCATGACAAGATCCCTGGGTCAGGCCGACCCCAGAGGACCGTTGATTAACAATAAACTCGAACGGAACAAAGAGGCTTTGATTCAACCATCAGCCGTCCCATCCTTCCAGGAGAAGGAGATCATTCTGATTCCCAAGGACGAACTGCGGGCGCCCATTTTACCCAAGAAATCGTGGAATAGTGTGGCCGATAAGAACCAGCGGAATAGCAGTCACCTCTTGACCTCGAACGGACCTCCGCCCAGTGTGGTCAAGCCTTCCTGGATCAAAAAATCCCAAGTAGAAGACACTGATACTCAAAAGAAAACCCCTTCCACGGGCGACTCCCTCGCTCTGGCTAAACCGGCCGCAGTCAATGAAGAGGTTATCGCCAAGTCAGAGAGCAGCGGTGGCGGCAAAAAGGCTCAAACGGGGCCTATGAAGGCCGACTTGGCCGAAAAGCCATCATCACCCGCAGCCCCGCTTATTGCCAGCCAAGTGGGTAGAAACAATAACTATCGTGACGATTGGAAGAAGCGCAATGAGCAAAAGAACACGATTGTGTTCAACTTTGTCCACACGGAGAAGGATGTGACCCACATCGATAATGACGGCCGTGACATTTCCAACCGCAGGAAGAAGAACtctaagaaaagaaatcaacaATTAACCAAG GACTCTGggatcattttgataaacgACCCGTATAGTGGGAATCACGGAACCGAGTCAACAGACTGTGATATTGATAGCGACTCGGACGACTCCGAGATCGATGTCCATCGTCCAGTGTCCCCATGCAATTTCATTGTCTTGGGAGCCAATGTCAAGACAGAAAAATCCTCCATCCGATCCAAATCCAGACCCATGAAG atgAGTATCAAGTTCAGTGAGAGCCTCACCGAGATTTTCGAATACCCATCCTTTGAGTGCGCTGTCCAATTGTCCCTGGAGGAGGCGTCATCCCTGAAATCAAACAGTTCCATTGGCGGACCCCTTG gAGGTCTAGGCAATTACACCCCGTCCAAGATCCAAATGAACGAAGCCCCCTTCCAATTGGGTGTGTCCCGAGGCAAAACCCCCACTGAGGCGGCCTCCACCCCCAACTCCAATAACAATAAACCCAATGGGAGTCAAGATAAACCAGATGGGAAGGGCGGAGAGGTCCTTCGTCCCACGGAAGATGCCATTTCTTGGAGTGGAAGCTCCTCGTCCTCGGATATCTTGTTCTAA